The Musa acuminata AAA Group cultivar baxijiao chromosome BXJ1-3, Cavendish_Baxijiao_AAA, whole genome shotgun sequence genome window below encodes:
- the LOC135583778 gene encoding transcription factor bHLH18-like, translating into MEALPSPGYSDMGMDHSFFNQWDLTALDHYSTPVALGRDLDQSPSSESYTSYPSSHPQASTVRPNKLIKTSSWKSCATEQNSAPEASCPRILSFGNPESPICQYGSHAATGKTKEEADGSIPKGSKRNYDTMFGDGTKSGNTGVRSASHNQEHIMAERKRREKLSQRFIELSAVVPGLKKMDKASVLSDAIKYLKQLQENVKALEDQVAKRNVESAVLVKKYQLCADDDSSSCTENFNERQSGESLPEIEARVCEKTILIRIHCENRKGVLVKALCEIEKLHLSVMNTSVMPFAGSSLDITVMTQTEEEFSMTAKDIVKKLNSAFREFM; encoded by the exons ATGGAAGCATTACCATCTCCAGGCTACTCTGACATG GGAATGGATCACAGTTTCTTCAATCAGTGGGACTTGACTGCTTTGGATCACTACAGTACACCAGTGGCCCTTGGGCGAGATCTAGATCAGTCTCCTTCCTCCGAGAGCTACACCTCATACCCTTCCTCCCACCCGCAAGCGAGCACTGTTCGACCCAATAAACTCATCAAGACTAGCAGCTGGAAATCCTGCGCGACCGAGCAGAACTCGGCTCCTGAAGCGTCCTGTCCGAGAATTCTGTCATTTGGCAACCCGGAGTCGCCCATCTGTCAGTATGGCAGTCATGCTGCGACGGGGAAGACGAAAGAAGAGGCGGATGGGTCGATTCCTAAAGGCTCAAAGAGGAACTACGACACCATGTTCGGCGATGGAACGAAGAGCGGGAACACGGGGGTCAGGTCAGCCTCTCATAACCAGGAACACATAATGGCTGAGAGGAAGCGTAGAGAGAAGCTAAGCCAACGATTCATAGAGCTATCCGCCGTAGTTCCCGGCCTAAAGAAG ATGGACAAGGCGTCTGTTCTTAGCGATGCTATCAAGTACCTGAAGCAGCTTCAAGAGAATGTCAAGGCCCTTGAAGATCAAGTTGCAAAGAGGAATGTTGAGTCAGCGGTACTCGTCAAGAAATATCAGCTGTGTGCTGATGATGATAGCTCCTCCTGTACTGAGAACTTCAACGAACGCCAAAGCGGCGAGTCCCTCCCAGAGATCGAGGCCAGAGTGTGCGAGAAGACCATCCTCATCAGGATTCATTGCGAGAACCGGAAAGGAGTACTGGTGAAAGCACTGTGCGAGATCGAGAAGCTCCATCTTTCTGTAATGAACACGAGCGTCATGCCCTTCGCTGGCTCTTCTCTCGACATCACTGTGATGACTCAG ACCGAAGAGGAGTTCTCGATGACCGCCAAAGACATAGTGAAGAAGCTCAACTCTGCTTTCAGAGAATTCATGTGA
- the LOC135624550 gene encoding protein DETOXIFICATION 48-like, protein MCNTTPSSPTSFPFDTNSHLLSTHKLRMEDLPLEPLDQDLHRCPGLAEAAEEMRAIGKISIPTALTGLVLYSRAMISMLFLGGLGQLELAGGSLSIGFANITGYSVLSGLAMGMEPICGQAFGAKQRKLLGLTLQRTILLLLSASIPIAFLWLNMKRILLWCGQDERISSTAHIFITFAIPDLFFLSVLHPLRIYLRSQNITFPVTYCSLVSVVLHVPLNYLLVVHLKMGIAGVALAMVWTNLNLFICLLLFVLCSGVCKDSWVRPSMDCLRGWSTLLKLAAPSCVSVCLEWWWYEFMVLFSGLLANPKAAVASMGILIQTTSLVYVFPSALSLGVSTRVGNELGANRPAKARTAAVVSLACAVLLGLAAMVFTTSMRHQWGRLFTNDAETLKLTALALPIAGLCELGNCPQTTGCGVLRGSARPTTGANINLGSFYLIGLPVAILLSFVGKMGLPGLWLGLLAAQASCAAIMAYVLAGTDWRMEVERARELTRASNSSPPPPPIAPITADTSGINSVLSPSTSEDKKRAAALEGILCMNGDVKRVSSSETDHLISYV, encoded by the exons ATGTGCAACACCACACCCTCCTCTCCTACCTCTTTCCCCTTCGATACGAACTCTCATCTCTTAAGTACCCACAAGCTCCGTATGGAGGATCTCCCTCTCGAACCCCTTGACCAAGACCTCCACAGATGCCCCGGTCTTGCAGAG GCGGCAGAAGAAATGAGGGCCATAGGGAAGATCTCTATCCCCACGGCTCTAACTGGCCTCGTCCTCTACTCGCGCGCCATGATATCGATGCTTTTCCTTGGCGGCCTCGGCCAGCTCGAGCTGGCGGGCGGCTCCCTGTCGATCGGGTTTGCGAACATCACTGGCTACTCCGTCCTCTCCGGCCTCGCCATGGGCATGGAGCCCATTTGTGGCCAGGCCTTCGGCGCCAAGCAACGCAAGCTCCTCGGTCTCACTCTGCAACGGACCATTCTGCTCCTGCTTTCGGCGTCCATCCCAATCGCCTTCCTTTGGCTCAATATGAAGAGAATCCTCCTGTGGTGCGGGCAGGATGAGCGGATCTCCTCCACCGCCCACATCTTCATTACATTCGCGATTCCTGACCTCTTCTTCTTGTCAGTTCTCCACCCTCTTCGCATCTACCTGAGATCTCAAAACATCACCTTTCCGGTCACGTACTGCTCGCTCGTCTCCGTCGTCCTCCACGTGCCGTTGAACTATCTCCTCGTCGTGCATCTCAAAATGGGTATCGCGGGCGTGGCCCTGGCGATGGTCTGGACCAATTTGAACCTGTTCATATGCTTGCTTCTCTTCGTCCTGTGCTCTGGCGTGTGCAAGGACTCGTGGGTGAGGCCGAGCATGGACTGCCTCAGGGGTTGGTCGACGTTGCTCAAGCTCGCCGCACCGTCGTGCGTGTCCGTGTGCCTCGAGTGGTGGTGGTACGAGTTCATGGTACTGTTCAGCGGCCTGCTGGCCAACCCCAAGGCAGCAGTTGCTTCCATGGGGATACTTATCCAGACTACGTCCTTGGTGTACGTCTTCCCGTCGGCGTTGAGCCTGGGGGTGTCCACCCGGGTCGGCAACGAGTTGGGAGCTAACCGTCCGGCCAAGGCCCGGACCGCGGCCGTGGTATCCTTGGCGTGCGCCGTCCTGCTCGGGCTCGCAGCGATGGTCTTCACGACTTCGATGAGGCATCAATGGGGGAGGCTGTTCACAAACGACGCAGAGACTCTGAAGCTCACAGCATTGGCGCTGCCAATCGCCGGGCTGTGTGAGCTCGGGAATTGCCCACAGACCACTGGGTGCGGCGTGCTAAGGGGGAGCGCGAGGCCGACCACCGGGGCCAACATCAATCTGGGCTCCTTCTACTTGATCGGACTGCCTGTTGCCATACTGCTGAGCTTCGTCGGGAAAATGGGGCTCCCGGGGCTGTGGCTGGGGCTGCTGGCGGCGCAGGCGTCGTGCGCGGCCATCATGGCATACGTGCTCGCCGGCACAGATTGGAGGATGGAGGTGGAGAGAGCCAGAGAACTGACAAGAGCTTCtaattcttctcctcctcctcctcctatcgCTCCCATCACTGCTGATACTAGTGGCATCAACAGTGTTCTATCACCTTCCACCAGTGAAGACAAAAAGAGGGCAGCTGCACTGGAAGGGATTTTGTGCATGAATGGCGATGTGAAGAGGGTGAGTAGTTCTGAAACAGATCATCTCATTTCCTATGTGTAA